In a genomic window of Dyadobacter fermentans DSM 18053:
- a CDS encoding bestrophin family protein, which yields MLLKKNIPIRYIFGKIKYEVMFVTVYGIAIEVIYQNYHITNISIPMTVHSVLGTIISLLLAFRSNQAYDRWWEARIIWGAIVNDSRTFARQILSLMEDPLDPDRIDGFKKRMIKRQIAWCYALGKGLRRDDPMPMISKFVSEEEMEYLKDFDNKHVGLVQLHARDLNNALKQGWLNPYQQVELDQTLTRLCDHMGKSERIKNTVFPSTYSLYIHLALHFFILLLPFGLVQLFGFLMVPVLVVITACFFLIEKMAIHLQDPFENKPTDTPVLSISRNIERDLKQMMKDKHVPQAFQPETFYIL from the coding sequence ATGCTTCTCAAAAAGAATATCCCGATCCGCTACATCTTCGGTAAGATCAAGTACGAGGTCATGTTTGTGACCGTCTACGGTATCGCTATCGAGGTCATTTACCAGAATTACCATATTACCAACATTTCGATCCCGATGACGGTGCACAGCGTGCTCGGTACGATCATTTCGTTGCTCCTTGCATTCCGTTCCAATCAGGCCTACGACCGTTGGTGGGAAGCCCGGATCATTTGGGGTGCCATCGTAAACGACTCGCGGACATTCGCGCGGCAGATCCTTTCGCTCATGGAAGACCCGCTCGATCCCGACCGTATCGACGGTTTCAAGAAGCGGATGATCAAGCGCCAGATCGCCTGGTGTTACGCATTGGGCAAAGGCCTGCGCCGCGACGACCCGATGCCGATGATCAGCAAGTTTGTGTCCGAAGAAGAAATGGAATACCTGAAAGACTTCGACAACAAGCACGTTGGCCTGGTGCAGCTGCACGCCCGTGACCTGAACAATGCATTGAAACAAGGCTGGCTGAACCCCTACCAGCAGGTAGAGCTCGACCAGACGCTGACGCGCCTGTGCGATCACATGGGTAAGTCGGAACGGATCAAAAACACCGTTTTCCCTTCGACTTACAGCCTTTACATTCATCTGGCATTGCACTTCTTTATCCTCTTGCTGCCGTTCGGGCTGGTTCAGCTGTTCGGTTTCCTGATGGTGCCGGTGCTGGTGGTGATCACGGCATGTTTCTTCCTGATCGAGAAAATGGCGATCCATTTGCAGGACCCGTTCGAAAACAAGCCTACCGACACGCCTGTGCTGTCGATCTCGAGGAATATCGAGCGTGATTTGAAACAAATGATGAAAGACAAGCACGTTCCCCAGGCATTTCAGCCCGAAACGTTCTACATTTTGTAG
- a CDS encoding PVC-type heme-binding CxxCH protein: protein MNLLRLLPLLLVFVLFNFKDDFQPRNALEATPLSADTPLRAVQDAKGETISIFRGSESKPILTQNATPDFRPYLHPIVAPDGQGVLTEYSPGHHKHQTGIYWGYTRVNGRDYFHHPGDGYWKKISAKVLEAKGTEVKWQTVYDLLDSTGTAVLTETQNWSMRVKDGKYLLDLEWNGEAKTDVTIGKYDYGGLFVRMPWKEGIKGAVVNAARQKNEKAEGQAAMWVDIGMQVPGRNDLAHIAILDHPSNKGYPQTWRVDGQLGAGPARARKGDWHIQKGETEIIKHELVVYTGDFKDVELNKTFGEFIGNTGQYNTTALWALAQKEGREAKFLSAQEAVAAMTVKEGYQVNAFASEPMMTQPMAFCWDDRGRMWIAENKDYESRGKGFSNNGSSRILILEDTDHDGVADSKKVFMEGIAFPAALAVGFGGVFVGAPPNLLFVPDKNGDDKADIDDIEVRLTGWGIRDRHETLNSFHWGPDGWLYGLQGFATPSKVGKPVGKGKLYKHKDAFPENIEVEDGVDINGGVWRYHPTKRRFEVVAHGFSNPWGIDHDAKGQLFITACVIPHLWHVVPGGIYHRQGGQHFNPYVYNDIKTIADHSHRSAHGGARIYQSDAFPAAERGKIFMANIHEHGILSDQLIPKGSGFAGKHSDDFLMANNAQWVGFSMEIGPEGGMYILDWHDADICGSDVLNSETGRIFRVVPKNSLAENWKGRYDDLNKLSDADLAALQTSKSDWHARRARVVLQSRAAASGKISQEAIAKLNVLYQSTDNADNRLRAMWALKVTDNLDNAALKQALGDADAHVRAWAIQFLCEDAQPGVEVVSQFAKMAAGDASPVVRLYLASALQRVNDEGKWNIAKGLLAHAGDAADHNLPKMIWFGIEPLVKGNATRALELAGSSKIPMVTQFIARRLVDADQISTLVAALGKTSANRTDLLTGMRDGLEGRTDIQTPDNWNAVYTKLKQADKPTAQLAADLGRHFGDTESAKTALTTLKNKSAALTERKKALQSLAARQRPELAAELPALLNDNAMRLEAIRAVAGFDSEPLAKQLLDAYPKFNAQEKSEAVQTLASRPKSGWLLTQAISKNVVPKKDVPTYVARQLRRVVGSGFVEVWGPIDHVEFDEKAYKKYRTLLTDKAVADASKTSGRIVFERTCAPCHKLYGEGGIIGPELTGSNRANLDYLLGNILDPSGEIQDDYKMVVITTRDGRTYVGNVAKETERQLTLRIVGQDAVLINKSDIQTREVTPSSMMPTGLLDNLSEKEVTELIAYLRTTAQVPLGKRSGGK from the coding sequence ATGAACTTGCTCAGGTTGCTACCGCTGCTGCTGGTATTTGTATTGTTTAATTTCAAAGACGACTTTCAGCCGCGTAACGCGCTGGAAGCTACGCCGCTTTCTGCCGATACGCCATTGCGCGCCGTGCAGGATGCGAAGGGCGAAACGATCAGTATTTTCCGGGGCAGCGAGTCGAAGCCGATCCTGACGCAAAACGCAACACCCGATTTCAGGCCCTACTTGCACCCGATCGTCGCTCCCGACGGCCAGGGCGTGCTCACCGAATACAGTCCGGGCCACCACAAGCACCAAACGGGCATTTACTGGGGCTACACCCGCGTGAACGGCCGCGATTATTTCCATCATCCGGGTGATGGTTATTGGAAAAAAATCTCCGCCAAAGTGCTGGAAGCCAAGGGTACGGAAGTGAAATGGCAAACCGTGTACGACCTCCTCGACTCGACCGGCACCGCCGTGCTCACCGAAACGCAAAACTGGTCTATGCGGGTAAAAGACGGCAAATACCTCCTCGACCTTGAATGGAACGGCGAAGCCAAAACCGACGTCACCATCGGCAAATACGACTACGGCGGCCTATTTGTGCGCATGCCGTGGAAAGAGGGCATCAAAGGGGCCGTGGTGAATGCGGCGCGGCAAAAGAACGAGAAAGCCGAAGGCCAGGCGGCTATGTGGGTGGACATTGGGATGCAGGTGCCCGGCCGCAACGACCTCGCGCACATCGCCATTCTCGACCATCCCTCCAACAAAGGCTACCCGCAAACGTGGCGCGTGGACGGCCAGCTGGGCGCGGGCCCGGCGCGCGCGCGCAAGGGCGATTGGCACATCCAAAAAGGCGAAACGGAGATCATTAAACATGAACTGGTGGTTTACACCGGTGATTTTAAGGATGTGGAGCTGAATAAAACATTCGGCGAGTTTATCGGTAATACTGGGCAGTATAATACCACTGCATTGTGGGCGCTGGCGCAGAAGGAGGGTAGGGAAGCCAAATTCCTCAGTGCGCAGGAAGCTGTGGCCGCGATGACCGTGAAGGAGGGTTATCAGGTCAATGCATTTGCCTCCGAACCGATGATGACCCAGCCGATGGCATTCTGCTGGGACGACCGTGGCCGGATGTGGATCGCTGAAAACAAAGACTATGAATCACGCGGGAAAGGATTTTCCAACAACGGCAGCAGCCGCATTCTCATCCTGGAAGACACCGATCACGACGGCGTGGCCGATAGCAAAAAGGTGTTCATGGAAGGCATCGCATTCCCGGCCGCATTGGCGGTGGGATTTGGCGGCGTGTTCGTGGGAGCACCGCCGAACCTCTTGTTTGTCCCCGACAAAAACGGCGACGACAAAGCCGATATAGACGACATTGAAGTGCGGCTCACCGGCTGGGGCATCCGCGATCGCCACGAAACGCTCAACAGCTTTCATTGGGGCCCCGACGGCTGGCTGTACGGCTTGCAGGGATTTGCAACGCCCTCCAAAGTAGGCAAACCGGTTGGAAAAGGTAAACTATACAAGCATAAAGACGCATTCCCCGAAAATATCGAAGTTGAAGACGGCGTCGACATCAATGGCGGCGTGTGGCGCTACCATCCTACCAAACGCCGGTTTGAGGTGGTGGCGCACGGTTTCAGCAATCCCTGGGGCATCGATCACGACGCCAAAGGCCAGCTTTTCATCACAGCCTGCGTGATCCCGCATTTGTGGCACGTGGTGCCGGGCGGCATTTACCACCGGCAGGGCGGGCAGCATTTCAATCCGTATGTATATAATGATATCAAAACCATCGCCGATCACAGCCACCGCTCGGCGCATGGCGGGGCGCGCATTTACCAGTCGGATGCCTTCCCGGCGGCTGAGCGCGGCAAGATTTTCATGGCTAACATTCACGAGCACGGCATTTTGTCGGACCAGCTCATTCCGAAAGGCTCCGGCTTCGCGGGCAAGCACAGCGACGATTTCCTGATGGCCAACAACGCCCAGTGGGTCGGGTTCAGCATGGAAATAGGGCCGGAGGGCGGCATGTACATCCTCGACTGGCACGACGCCGACATCTGCGGCTCCGACGTACTCAACTCCGAAACCGGCCGGATTTTCAGGGTAGTGCCCAAAAACTCCCTCGCCGAAAACTGGAAGGGCCGCTACGACGACCTCAACAAACTTTCCGACGCCGACCTGGCCGCATTGCAAACGAGCAAAAGCGACTGGCATGCGCGGCGTGCGCGGGTGGTTTTGCAAAGCCGCGCCGCAGCCAGTGGCAAGATTTCGCAGGAAGCAATTGCCAAACTGAATGTACTGTACCAATCCACGGACAATGCCGACAACCGCCTCCGGGCGATGTGGGCATTGAAAGTCACCGATAACCTGGACAATGCAGCGTTAAAGCAGGCGCTGGGCGACGCGGACGCGCACGTTCGCGCCTGGGCGATCCAGTTTTTGTGCGAGGATGCACAGCCGGGCGTGGAAGTGGTTAGTCAATTCGCCAAAATGGCGGCTGGTGATGCGTCGCCGGTGGTACGCCTTTACCTCGCGTCGGCGCTGCAACGGGTGAATGATGAGGGCAAATGGAACATTGCCAAGGGACTTTTGGCGCACGCAGGCGATGCGGCCGACCATAATCTTCCGAAAATGATCTGGTTTGGCATCGAGCCGCTCGTGAAAGGCAACGCAACTCGTGCACTGGAATTGGCTGGAAGCAGTAAAATACCGATGGTAACGCAGTTTATAGCGAGAAGATTGGTGGATGCGGACCAGATTTCGACACTTGTAGCAGCCCTCGGAAAAACCTCAGCAAACCGCACCGACCTGCTCACCGGCATGCGCGACGGACTCGAAGGCCGCACGGACATTCAAACGCCGGACAACTGGAATGCAGTTTACACAAAACTCAAACAGGCCGACAAACCAACCGCCCAGCTCGCCGCCGATCTCGGCCGCCATTTCGGCGACACCGAATCAGCCAAAACCGCGTTGACGACATTGAAAAACAAATCCGCAGCACTAACAGAACGTAAAAAGGCCCTGCAATCCCTCGCCGCCCGCCAGCGTCCCGAGCTCGCCGCAGAACTCCCGGCATTGCTGAACGACAATGCAATGCGCCTGGAAGCGATCCGCGCCGTGGCCGGCTTCGACAGCGAGCCATTGGCAAAGCAGCTGCTCGACGCCTACCCGAAATTCAATGCGCAGGAAAAATCGGAAGCCGTGCAAACACTGGCCTCGCGCCCGAAATCCGGCTGGCTCCTTACCCAGGCAATTTCAAAGAATGTCGTGCCTAAAAAAGACGTTCCGACCTACGTGGCGCGCCAGCTCCGGCGTGTGGTAGGCAGTGGCTTCGTGGAAGTGTGGGGGCCGATCGATCACGTTGAATTTGATGAAAAGGCCTATAAAAAATACCGCACCCTGCTTACGGACAAGGCCGTAGCCGACGCGAGCAAAACGAGCGGCCGTATCGTGTTTGAGCGAACCTGCGCGCCCTGCCACAAACTTTACGGCGAGGGCGGCATCATCGGCCCCGAACTCACCGGCTCCAACCGCGCCAACCTCGACTACCTGCTCGGCAACATCCTCGATCCGAGCGGCGAAATCCAGGACGACTACAAAATGGTGGTCATCACCACGCGCGACGGCCGCACTTATGTAGGCAACGTGGCCAAAGAAACCGAGCGGCAGCTCACCCTGCGCATAGTAGGCCAGGACGCCGTCCTGATCAACAAATCGGACATCCAAACGCGGGAAGTAACCCCGTCATCCATGATGCCGACCGGGTTGCTGGATAACTTGTCCGAAAAAGAGGTTACCGAGTTGATTGCTTACCTGCGGACGACGGCGCAGGTGCCGTTAGGGAAGCGTAGCGGAGGTAAATAG